Below is a genomic region from Variovorax sp. J2L1-78.
CCCTTCCCCATCCGATCCTTCACCGGCGACATCGGCGGGCGCATCGCGCTGGGCGTGGGCCAGGGCGCGCTGGCGATCCTCGCCTTCCTGCCGGAGGCCGAGCGCGAGGAGGTCATCCGCTTCAACCTGTCGCGGGTGCGCGAGTACGGCGTGTACGACGAGGTCTACCTGCGCACCGAGATCGAGAAGGTTCGCCAGCAGGGCTACGCCGGGCGCAACACCGGCCTGCTCGAAGGCATGGCCGGCGTGGCGGTGCCGATCTGTGACCGCGAGGGCCGCGCCGTGGCCGCGCTGAGCGTGGGCACCATCGCCGACCGCCTGAGCGCCGACCGGCTGCCCACGGTGGTCGAGCTGCTCAAGCGCGAGGCGGCCGGCATCGGCCCGCGCATCAACCCCTTCGACGCGACCCTGCGCCGGCCGACGCAGAGCCTGGCGAGCTCGCCGGCCGCGCAGAAGATCGAGCTGCCGCCGGCGGATTGATCGCCGCTGCGTCCGCCTGCGCCTCGCCCACGATCCAGTCGCGGAAGGCCAGCAGCAGCGGCACCTGCGCACGCGATTCGGGGTAGACCAGGTAATAGGCGTCGGCGCTGGTCAGCGCCTGGGGGAACAGCACCGTCAGCGCACCGGCGGCGATCTCCGCCTCGACCAGGAAGCTGGGCAGCAGCGCCGCGCCGAGGCCCGACACCGCCGCCTGCGCGATCATCGCGAACTGCTCGAAGCGCGGGCCGCGCAGCGCCGGCGCGCCGGCCACGCCGACCTGCTCGAACCACTCCGCC
It encodes:
- a CDS encoding IclR family transcriptional regulator — encoded protein: MTTTSTATGGVPRAFLVIRALAELQAEGGRVTQIARNVGLTQATTHRLLQSLVAEGMVEQDERSKLYRLSIDFFALASKAGDGGGLRALCRPALLRLSASLGDSIFLLVRSGFDAVCLDRSEGPFPIRSFTGDIGGRIALGVGQGALAILAFLPEAEREEVIRFNLSRVREYGVYDEVYLRTEIEKVRQQGYAGRNTGLLEGMAGVAVPICDREGRAVAALSVGTIADRLSADRLPTVVELLKREAAGIGPRINPFDATLRRPTQSLASSPAAQKIELPPAD